Proteins encoded together in one Camelina sativa cultivar DH55 chromosome 9, Cs, whole genome shotgun sequence window:
- the LOC109126321 gene encoding putative pentatricopeptide repeat-containing protein At1g10330 yields PIFSLSRRWSDLQSRGSVFSGFSLSLEDALHLLQRFFNSSNQIKQIHTVLFTSNALVASRWKTKCVYNTLIRSYLTTGQSKTSLALFTHMLARQVRPINLTFPSLIKVACSSFSVSYGVALHGQTLKRGVLWDPFVHTSFVRFYGEVCDLKSSRKMFDGIVDPCVVACNSLFDACGRNREMDFAFELFQSMPVTDVVSWTTVINGFSKNGLHARAVMLFGEMIQNEREVITPNEATFVSVLSSCANLDRGGLRLGKQIHVYVMGREIILTTTLCTALLDMYGKAGDLEMASRAGLLVDAANFINNLPSKPDASVLGALLGACKIHENAELGKNNWSVAEQMRKAMTGAGIWKIPAYSVLS; encoded by the exons CCGATCTTCTCTCTATCCCGAAGGTGGTCCGATCTGCAGTCGAGAGGTTCTGTCTTCTCGGGTTTCAGTTTGTCTCTTGAAGACGcacttcatcttctccaacGTTTCTTCAACTCTTCAAACCAGATTAAGCAGATTCACACTGTCCTCTTTACCAGCAACGCTTTGGTCGCTTCAAGATGGAAAACGAAATGCGTCTACAACACACTCATTCGATCTTATCTCACTACAGGACAATCCAAGACCTCTCTTGCTCTCTTCACCCACATGCTTGCAAGGCAAGTCCGACCAATCAATCTCACTTTCCCTTCTCTGATAAAAGTAGCTTGttcatctttctctgtttcttatgGTGTTGCCTTACATGGCCAAACTCTTAAACGGGGTGTTCTATGGGATCCATTTGTTCACACTTCTTTTGTTCGATTCTATGGTGAAGTCTGTGATTTGAAGAGCTCGAGGAAGATGTTTGATGGTATTGTAGATCCTTGTGTTGTAGCTTGTAACAGTTTGTTTGATGCTTgtggaagaaacagagagatggaTTTTGCTTTCGAGTTATTTCAGAGTATGCCTGTAACTGATGTGGTTTCTTGGACTACTGTTATCAATGGGTTTAGTAAGAACGGGTTACACGCCAGAGCTGTTATGCTTTTTGGTGAGATGATACAGAATGAACGTGAGGTAATAACTCCGAATGAGGCTACTTTCGTTAGTGTGCTTTCTTCTTGTGCTAATTTGGATCGAGGAGGTCTTCGTTTGGGGAAACAGATTCATGTATATGTTATGGGGAGAGAGATCATCCTCACTACTACTTTGTGTACTGCTTTGCTCGATATGTATGGAAAAGCCGGTGACTTGGAAATGGCGA GTAGAGCTGGACTATTGGTTGACGCGGCCAATTTCATTAATAATTTGCCATCCAAGCCTGATGCTTCTGTTCTCGGAGCTCTTTTGGGCGCCTGCAAGATTCATGAGAATGCTGAGTTAGGAAAAAA CAATTGGTCAGTAGCAGAACAGATGAGGAAAGCCATGACAGGAGCTGGAATTTGGAAAATCCCTGCTTACAGTGTGCTGTCTTAA
- the LOC104712493 gene encoding zinc finger protein GIS, with the protein MDESTGETDTQDFMNVESFSQLPFIRRPKDKNPKPIRVFGKDFSGTTGQEDYSDPSQSKNKEEEEEEEDQTGDNDKDNSNIINNRRFECHYCFRNFPTSQALGGHQNAHKRERQLAKRGVSSYFHHPDTSLYSYRHYPSWTSSPLTAARSYGRYFYGPQSSAYYTRPSYGSPLGLWRVPRASSSSGLQGIYNSNAAFTSSDISSSSSNSTLSLLAGSQARPPLQVGGPGSQTRASSYRYGLSPNVHDHVSLDLHL; encoded by the coding sequence AGCTTCCTTTCATCCGCCGTCCTaaagataagaaccctaaaCCCATTCGTGTCTTCGGCAAAGATTTCTCCGGCACCACCGGTCAAGAAGACTACTCCGATCCCTCCCAGagcaaaaataaagaagaagaggaagaagaagaagatcaaaccgGAGATAACGATAAGGACAATAGtaacatcatcaacaataggAGATTCGAGTGTCACTATTGCTTTAGAAACTTCCCTACTTCACAAGCCCTAGGTGGACACCAAAACGCTCACAAACGTGAACGCCAGCTTGCCAAACGCGGTGTTTCCTCTTACTTTCATCATCCTGACACTAGCCTTTACAGTTACCGTCATTACCCTTCGTGGACTAGCAGTCCATTAACCGCGGCTAGGTCCTATGGAAGATACTTTTATGGTCCTCAGTCGTCGGCGTATTACACACGACCGAGCTACGGGAGCCCGTTAGGACTATGGCGTGTACCACgggcttcttcttcctctggccTTCAAGGCATTTATAACTCAAACGCAGCGTTTACTAGTAGTgacatctcttcttcttcttctaactcaACATTATCGTTGTTGGCCGGCTCTCAGGCGCGACCACCGTTACAGGTGGGTGGCCCCGGATCTCAGACCCGAGCTTCTTCATACCGGTACGGCTTGAGTCCTAATGTGCATGATCATGTGAGTCTCGATCTTCATCTTTAG